In Bacteroidota bacterium, a single genomic region encodes these proteins:
- a CDS encoding S8 family serine peptidase produces MLKYTRLHIITLSILLLGFIVKAQDNGHEKGEIIVHLVSDFPVSELCHQLALFKDEVTSIQPVKCLSKDLNIHLIQFNYNLIDEITFFEHVYAHTGVISAQFNHKITKRSNPPNDSLFYLQWQLYNDGSTGGTIDADIDADQAWDTTTGGLTALGDTIVIAVIDDGIDEARKDFGDNIWINYHEIPANGIDDDLNGYIDDYYGWNTYYDDNDVFTGGGYHGTSVAGIIGAKGNNTSGVAGINWNTKLMIIVGGGDEADAITSYSYVLAMRKLYNSSNGAKGAYIVATNASWGIDFGKAADAPIWCSLYDSLGKHGVLNVGATANADRDVDVEGDLPSQCPSKYLIIATNTDKNDLKVNGAAYGKIHVDLGSPGKNVFTTDDTKSDPDGFDYFGGTSAAAPQVAGVIGLLYAAACENLMKTAKTNPDSVAFLMRKFLLNGTDLKGSLINITTTQGRLNAYNAILESSKFCYNTSINEHPTRANSLIKNIYPNPVKDKLIVELNNHQNSSLDIKIYSIFGKELLTLANRNYNQHLDLNHLSSGYYILSVFNPENNQFEQVGFLKQ; encoded by the coding sequence ATGCTAAAATATACCAGATTACATATCATTACTCTGTCAATACTCTTGTTGGGTTTTATTGTGAAAGCTCAAGATAACGGACATGAAAAAGGAGAAATTATTGTTCACTTAGTAAGTGACTTTCCTGTTTCAGAATTATGTCATCAATTAGCTTTATTCAAAGATGAGGTTACGTCCATTCAGCCTGTAAAATGTCTTTCAAAAGATTTGAATATCCATCTGATACAATTCAATTATAACCTAATTGATGAAATTACTTTCTTTGAACATGTTTATGCTCACACGGGAGTAATTTCTGCTCAATTCAACCATAAAATAACAAAACGCTCCAACCCACCCAACGACTCGCTTTTTTACTTGCAGTGGCAATTGTATAATGATGGAAGCACAGGAGGAACGATTGATGCTGATATTGATGCAGATCAAGCTTGGGATACCACAACCGGTGGTTTAACAGCTTTGGGTGATACCATAGTTATTGCCGTGATTGATGATGGAATTGATGAAGCTCGCAAAGATTTTGGTGATAACATTTGGATAAATTATCATGAAATTCCTGCCAATGGAATTGATGATGACTTAAATGGATATATCGATGATTATTATGGATGGAACACCTATTACGATGATAATGATGTTTTTACTGGTGGCGGATATCATGGTACCTCTGTAGCTGGAATAATTGGAGCAAAAGGAAATAATACAAGTGGAGTTGCTGGTATCAATTGGAACACAAAATTGATGATAATTGTTGGTGGTGGAGATGAAGCAGATGCAATTACTTCCTACTCCTACGTTTTAGCCATGAGAAAACTATATAATTCAAGCAATGGAGCTAAAGGAGCTTATATTGTGGCGACCAATGCATCGTGGGGAATAGATTTTGGTAAAGCGGCAGATGCTCCAATATGGTGCTCTTTGTATGACAGTTTAGGTAAGCATGGTGTTCTAAATGTTGGCGCTACGGCTAATGCAGATCGAGACGTAGATGTGGAAGGCGATTTACCTTCTCAATGTCCCAGTAAATACTTAATTATTGCAACCAATACAGACAAAAATGACTTAAAAGTAAATGGTGCTGCCTATGGTAAAATTCATGTTGATTTGGGTTCTCCAGGTAAAAATGTGTTTACTACAGACGATACCAAATCGGATCCTGATGGATTTGATTATTTTGGTGGCACCTCGGCTGCTGCTCCTCAGGTTGCTGGAGTCATTGGGTTGCTTTATGCTGCAGCCTGCGAAAATTTGATGAAAACGGCCAAAACAAATCCAGACAGTGTTGCTTTTTTGATGCGTAAATTTTTATTAAATGGAACTGACTTAAAAGGAAGTCTGATTAATATTACCACCACACAAGGCAGATTGAATGCATATAATGCAATACTTGAGTCATCTAAGTTTTGTTATAATACATCAATTAATGAGCATCCAACAAGAGCAAACAGCCTGATAAAAAACATCTATCCTAATCCTGTAAAAGACAAACTTATTGTTGAGTTAAATAATCATCAAAATTCCTCTTTGGATATCAAAATCTATTCAATTTTTGGTAAAGAGTTACTAACCTTAGCAAATAGAAATTACAACCAACATCTGGATTTAAATCATTTAAGTTCAGGGTATTATATTCTTTCTGTTTTCAATCCTGAAAATAATCAATTTGAGCAAGTTGGTTTTTTGAAGCAATAG
- a CDS encoding 6-phosphofructokinase — MDPKIKKIAILTGGGDCPGLNAVIRAITKTAILKHNLELIGYRFGYRGLYLNDFIKLDMAAVSGIQHIGGTILYSSNKDNLFDYEVEENGKKIKKDMSHVAIENLKKESVDVLIIIGGDGTLTSARDFARKGIRVIGVPKTIDNDLDYTEYTFGFMTAINIATEAIDRLHTTAESHHRIMILEVMGRNAGWIALHSGIAGTADVILIPEIPYDINKIAEKFKDREKRGKLFSIVVIAEGAKAIGGEAVIHRIVKDSPDPIRLGGVGFKLAMDLEPIVTDHEIRTTVLGHIQRGGSPSTFDRILSTRYGVAAIELIEENHFGNMVCLQNEKMTHVHLENIIGRQKLVDPQGELVKIARNVGISFGD, encoded by the coding sequence ATTGATCCAAAAATAAAAAAAATAGCTATTCTGACAGGTGGTGGCGATTGCCCTGGCTTGAATGCTGTTATCAGAGCTATAACAAAAACAGCTATTTTAAAACACAATCTAGAGCTTATTGGTTATCGTTTTGGTTATCGTGGGCTTTACTTAAACGATTTCATCAAGCTTGATATGGCTGCCGTTTCTGGCATTCAGCATATTGGTGGAACCATTTTATATAGCTCAAACAAAGACAATCTTTTTGATTATGAAGTCGAAGAAAATGGCAAAAAAATCAAAAAAGATATGTCACATGTCGCCATTGAAAATCTGAAAAAAGAAAGTGTTGACGTGCTTATCATAATTGGTGGTGATGGAACCTTAACATCTGCCCGTGATTTTGCACGTAAAGGTATTCGTGTTATTGGGGTGCCCAAAACCATCGACAATGATTTGGATTATACCGAGTATACATTTGGTTTTATGACTGCCATTAATATTGCCACGGAAGCTATTGATCGCTTGCATACTACAGCAGAATCTCATCATCGTATTATGATTTTAGAAGTCATGGGGCGAAATGCAGGATGGATTGCTTTACATTCAGGTATTGCAGGCACAGCTGATGTGATATTAATTCCAGAAATACCTTATGATATTAATAAAATAGCAGAAAAATTCAAAGACAGGGAGAAACGTGGAAAACTGTTTAGCATTGTTGTAATTGCTGAAGGAGCCAAAGCCATTGGTGGAGAAGCTGTTATTCATCGCATAGTTAAAGACAGTCCTGACCCTATTCGTTTAGGAGGTGTTGGATTCAAACTTGCCATGGATTTAGAGCCCATTGTGACTGATCATGAAATTCGCACCACAGTTCTAGGTCATATTCAGCGTGGTGGTTCACCATCTACATTCGACAGAATATTATCAACACGATATGGTGTTGCTGCTATTGAATTGATTGAAGAAAACCACTTTGGCAATATGGTTTGTCTTCAAAACGAAAAGATGACTCATGTGCATTTAGAAAACATTATTGGACGTCAGAAATTGGTTGATCCACAAGGAGAATTGGTTAAAATTGCCAGAAATGTTGGAATTTCATTTGGAGATTAA
- a CDS encoding thioesterase family protein, which yields MPIGTINQSETIVKLEDTASHFGSGLVEVFATPAMVAFMENTAHVCVQKFLPDTHVTVGTEINVKHLKATLVEKSVSCKAELIEQKGNKLIFNIACMEEDQLIGTATHTRHIVNKEEFFDKIL from the coding sequence ATACCCATTGGAACCATAAATCAATCTGAAACGATTGTGAAACTGGAAGATACAGCCAGCCATTTTGGAAGTGGATTGGTTGAAGTTTTTGCGACACCTGCAATGGTTGCTTTTATGGAAAACACAGCCCATGTTTGTGTTCAGAAGTTTTTACCTGACACCCATGTTACTGTTGGTACCGAAATCAATGTGAAACATTTGAAAGCTACATTGGTAGAAAAATCGGTTAGTTGTAAAGCAGAACTCATAGAGCAAAAAGGCAATAAACTTATTTTTAACATTGCTTGCATGGAAGAGGATCAGCTTATTGGAACAGCCACTCATACGCGTCATATTGTAAATAAAGAAGAGTTTTTTGATAAAATATTATAG
- a CDS encoding OsmC family protein, which produces MITSRTVYIGNLRTEMTHLQSESVVITDAPIDNQGKGEKFSPTDLVATSLSSCMLTIMGIAANTHHFNIDGTIAEVTKVMASNPRRISEIHINLSFPHNNYSEREKKHIKHAAFTCPVSQSLHPNLKQVITFNYPENE; this is translated from the coding sequence ATGATAACTTCCCGAACTGTTTATATTGGTAATCTGAGAACAGAAATGACTCATTTACAATCGGAAAGTGTGGTTATTACAGATGCACCTATTGACAATCAAGGTAAAGGCGAAAAGTTTTCCCCTACTGATTTAGTTGCCACTTCCCTATCCTCTTGTATGTTAACGATCATGGGAATTGCTGCAAATACGCATCATTTTAATATAGATGGCACGATAGCCGAAGTCACCAAAGTGATGGCTTCAAATCCAAGACGAATTAGTGAAATTCATATAAATCTCTCTTTTCCTCATAATAATTATTCTGAACGGGAGAAAAAACATATTAAACATGCAGCTTTCACCTGCCCTGTTTCTCAAAGTTTGCATCCTAATTTAAAACAAGTCATCACTTTTAATTACCCTGAAAATGAGTGA
- a CDS encoding B12-binding domain-containing radical SAM protein has product MRFLHLGYDMPLYRPPSEANSLILQLTIGCSWNKCAFCEMYKAKKFRIRTEEEIEEEIEFLATYDTDVRRVFFADGNAMVLSADKLLRIIDKIHANFPKVHRISAYALPKDILSKSEEDLKALKEAGLNLLYVGIESGDDELLEKVNKGETYESTLISLLKAKQAGIKLSLMVINGLGGKKYSFQHALNSAKLINEIQPEYVSTLVLSFPTGEKKYAEHFNGDYESMTKIDLIQEMEVFLEHSDLNCSIFRSDHASNYLVLKGILGRDKGRLLMQVKKAISNPHLVELKEEWQLGF; this is encoded by the coding sequence ATGAGGTTTTTACATCTTGGCTACGATATGCCTTTGTATAGGCCTCCCAGTGAGGCAAATTCCCTTATTTTACAGCTGACAATTGGTTGTTCCTGGAATAAATGTGCATTTTGCGAAATGTATAAGGCCAAAAAATTCAGGATAAGAACAGAGGAAGAAATAGAGGAAGAAATAGAATTTCTGGCCACTTATGATACAGACGTTAGAAGAGTTTTCTTTGCCGATGGCAATGCAATGGTTCTGTCGGCAGACAAACTCCTTCGAATTATTGATAAGATTCATGCAAATTTCCCCAAAGTTCATAGAATCTCAGCCTATGCCTTACCAAAAGATATTCTGTCCAAATCAGAGGAAGATTTAAAAGCCCTTAAAGAGGCTGGATTGAATTTACTGTATGTGGGAATTGAATCGGGTGATGATGAATTATTAGAAAAAGTAAATAAGGGCGAAACCTATGAATCAACACTTATTAGTCTTTTAAAAGCTAAACAAGCAGGAATAAAACTCTCTTTAATGGTCATTAATGGTTTAGGTGGAAAAAAGTATTCATTCCAACATGCGCTTAATTCGGCAAAACTCATTAATGAAATCCAACCAGAATATGTTTCAACACTTGTATTAAGTTTTCCTACTGGAGAAAAAAAATATGCAGAACACTTCAATGGAGATTATGAATCGATGACCAAAATTGATTTAATTCAGGAGATGGAGGTGTTTCTTGAGCATTCAGATTTGAATTGCTCAATTTTCAGATCTGATCATGCATCAAATTATCTGGTATTGAAAGGAATATTGGGACGAGATAAAGGACGGCTTTTAATGCAAGTGAAAAAAGCAATTAGTAATCCTCATTTAGTTGAATTGAAAGAAGAATGGCAATTGGGCTTTTAG
- a CDS encoding NAD(P)H-binding protein → MSSNTAIVFGSTGLVGTELLNLLIDDNYWTKAEVFLRQALPITSPKIIQHVTNFDQIDKYAHLIKGDVIFICLGTTIKTAGSQDAFRYVDYELPVKVATLAHENGVKRLVLISSLGANSNSSNFYLRTKGEVEEKIKTIGFSHYYFLRPSLLLGSRREKRFGEKLGKVFMQTFKIALRGKLRKYRGVQASDVAKAMNLVIQKGLNENIIESEKIIEMTQI, encoded by the coding sequence ATGAGTTCAAATACAGCCATTGTTTTTGGTTCAACAGGATTGGTTGGAACCGAGTTACTTAATTTGTTAATTGACGATAATTACTGGACTAAAGCCGAAGTATTTTTAAGACAAGCCTTACCCATCACTTCCCCAAAAATCATACAACATGTCACTAATTTTGACCAAATAGATAAATACGCACATCTAATTAAAGGTGACGTTATTTTTATTTGTTTGGGTACAACAATTAAAACCGCTGGAAGCCAGGATGCTTTTAGATATGTTGATTATGAATTGCCAGTAAAAGTAGCCACATTAGCTCATGAAAATGGTGTTAAACGACTTGTCCTGATTTCATCACTTGGGGCAAATTCGAATTCATCCAATTTCTACTTACGAACCAAGGGAGAAGTTGAAGAGAAAATAAAAACAATTGGATTTAGTCACTATTATTTTTTACGACCTTCTCTACTATTAGGAAGCAGGCGAGAAAAGAGATTTGGAGAAAAATTAGGTAAAGTTTTCATGCAAACATTTAAGATTGCTTTAAGAGGAAAACTTAGGAAATACAGAGGTGTACAGGCATCTGATGTGGCCAAAGCTATGAATTTAGTAATACAGAAAGGCTTAAATGAAAATATAATCGAATCCGAGAAGATTATTGAAATGACACAAATCTAA
- a CDS encoding hydroxymethylglutaryl-CoA reductase, degradative, translating into MAKSKLISGFSKQTKNDKIELIAQNFTNPVETIKEYKSFWHNDAEIQKLLDEFSENTISNFYFPYGIAPNFVINGKNYILPMVIEESSVVAAAANSAKFWSTRGGFHAKVVSSVKIGQVHFTWKGNLEKLQLHFEEMKQRMIKNAKPITAKMEARGGGIVDIELVDMTHEIDDYYQLKASFETVDSMGANFINSCLEDFAMTLRSFLYNMPYFEGSDKDCTVIMSILSNYTPDCLVQAWVECDLEDLGPFDDGQSVDDFVMKFEQAIKIAKVDTFRATTHNKGIFNGIDAVVLATGNDFRAVEAAGHTFASRDGKYRSLTDVTIENGRFKYMLTTPMAIGTVGGLTSLHPLAKLSLELLGRPGGKELMMIAATSGLANNFGAVTTLVTKGIQKGHMKMHLLNILNSYNATDTEKQQTVDYFKDKKVSFNAVREYLDQLRK; encoded by the coding sequence ATGGCAAAGTCAAAACTAATTTCTGGTTTCTCCAAACAGACAAAAAATGATAAAATTGAATTGATTGCACAGAATTTTACTAATCCAGTCGAAACCATAAAGGAGTATAAATCATTTTGGCATAATGACGCTGAAATTCAAAAATTACTTGACGAGTTTAGTGAAAACACTATTTCGAATTTCTATTTCCCCTATGGCATCGCGCCAAATTTTGTCATCAATGGTAAGAATTATATTCTGCCCATGGTTATCGAAGAAAGCTCAGTAGTTGCAGCAGCAGCAAATAGTGCTAAGTTTTGGTCGACAAGAGGTGGCTTTCATGCAAAAGTAGTTTCATCTGTAAAAATTGGTCAGGTTCATTTTACATGGAAGGGTAATCTTGAAAAATTACAACTCCATTTTGAGGAAATGAAGCAAAGGATGATTAAAAACGCCAAGCCAATAACAGCTAAAATGGAAGCACGTGGTGGTGGAATAGTAGATATTGAATTGGTCGATATGACCCATGAAATTGATGACTACTACCAGCTTAAAGCTTCATTCGAAACAGTGGATTCAATGGGAGCTAATTTTATTAATTCCTGTCTAGAGGATTTTGCCATGACATTGCGCTCTTTTCTTTATAATATGCCCTATTTTGAAGGAAGTGACAAAGACTGCACGGTTATCATGTCCATATTATCGAATTATACACCAGATTGTTTGGTACAAGCATGGGTTGAATGTGATCTAGAAGATTTGGGCCCTTTTGATGATGGGCAATCTGTTGATGACTTTGTTATGAAGTTTGAGCAAGCGATTAAAATTGCTAAAGTTGATACATTTAGAGCTACTACACATAATAAAGGAATATTTAATGGAATTGATGCAGTTGTATTAGCAACTGGAAACGATTTCAGAGCAGTTGAAGCAGCTGGACATACATTTGCTTCGAGAGATGGAAAATATAGAAGTTTGACTGATGTTACTATTGAGAATGGTCGATTTAAATATATGTTGACAACTCCGATGGCCATAGGAACAGTTGGCGGTTTAACATCACTACATCCATTGGCAAAATTAAGCTTGGAGTTGTTAGGTCGTCCGGGAGGAAAAGAACTAATGATGATTGCAGCCACTTCTGGATTGGCAAATAATTTTGGAGCAGTAACCACATTGGTCACAAAAGGAATTCAGAAAGGGCACATGAAAATGCATTTGCTAAATATATTGAATAGCTATAATGCTACGGATACTGAAAAACAGCAAACAGTTGATTATTTCAAAGACAAAAAGGTAAGTTTTAATGCTGTAAGAGAATATCTTGATCAATTAAGAAAATAA
- a CDS encoding GHMP kinase, producing the protein MLRGAKSLAVPVKFGQSLQIERIDEQNVLYWQSKEFGKTWFEAKIKLDSFLIEHTSDDTIGSKLLSVLKEARNLNSSFLSDGRAFKCETNLNFNRKWGLGSSSTLLSLIAEWSKCDVYELLKNTFGGSGYDVACAQSAGPLTYQIVNNMAVVNQINFKPDFRKNICFVFLGKKQQTDQEIKRFNSESIISKFEVEQISNLTNDIINAYSQGDFNESLTKHEKITASVIKRIPIKDERFADFNGEIKSLGAWGGDFIMVSSLMNREETMAYFESKGLSTILSYDDMVL; encoded by the coding sequence GTGTTAAGAGGAGCAAAAAGTTTAGCTGTTCCTGTTAAGTTTGGTCAATCTTTACAAATCGAACGTATTGATGAGCAAAATGTTCTTTATTGGCAAAGTAAAGAATTCGGCAAAACATGGTTTGAAGCCAAAATCAAACTGGATTCTTTTCTAATCGAACATACAAGTGATGATACAATTGGATCGAAACTATTGTCCGTTTTAAAGGAGGCTAGAAATTTAAATTCATCATTTTTGAGTGACGGGAGAGCTTTTAAGTGCGAAACGAATTTGAATTTTAATAGAAAATGGGGATTGGGCTCCAGCTCAACATTGCTTTCCTTAATTGCAGAATGGTCAAAATGCGATGTATATGAATTGCTGAAAAATACTTTTGGAGGATCTGGATATGATGTTGCCTGTGCACAAAGTGCTGGCCCATTAACATATCAAATAGTAAATAATATGGCAGTCGTTAATCAAATTAATTTTAAGCCTGATTTTAGAAAGAATATCTGTTTCGTTTTTTTAGGAAAGAAACAACAAACAGATCAGGAAATTAAAAGGTTTAATTCTGAATCAATTATTAGCAAGTTTGAAGTAGAACAAATAAGCAATTTAACAAACGATATTATCAATGCGTATAGTCAGGGAGATTTTAATGAAAGTTTGACTAAACATGAGAAAATCACGGCTTCTGTTATAAAAAGAATCCCAATTAAAGATGAGCGATTTGCAGACTTCAATGGTGAAATTAAATCATTGGGTGCATGGGGTGGTGATTTTATTATGGTCTCTTCTCTCATGAACAGAGAAGAAACAATGGCTTATTTCGAATCTAAAGGTTTATCAACTATACTGAGCTATGATGATATGGTTTTGTAA
- a CDS encoding response regulator, whose translation MVEDKKKKQYDFMGKMILVVEDMETNHMIIDSILRRTYAQVLWAMDGETGIELCKEHENIDLVLMDIRLPGIDGYETTRIIRKLRPDLPIVAQTAYVYHNNKHLVLDAGCDDLITKPIKRDVLLRKVNKYIHKGRKATEE comes from the coding sequence ATGGTAGAGGATAAGAAAAAGAAGCAATATGATTTTATGGGAAAAATGATTCTTGTGGTAGAGGACATGGAAACCAATCATATGATCATTGATAGTATTTTAAGAAGAACTTATGCACAAGTTTTATGGGCAATGGATGGAGAAACAGGAATTGAGCTGTGTAAGGAACACGAGAACATTGACCTTGTTTTAATGGATATTCGTTTACCCGGCATTGATGGTTATGAAACGACACGAATCATCCGGAAATTAAGACCTGATTTACCTATTGTTGCGCAAACAGCTTATGTATATCACAATAATAAGCACTTAGTTTTAGATGCTGGTTGTGATGACTTGATTACAAAGCCAATTAAAAGGGATGTTTTATTGCGAAAAGTAAATAAATATATTCATAAGGGAAGAAAAGCAACTGAAGAATAG
- a CDS encoding response regulator gives MVELKKRKKKKISDSGRKYRWLNKFILIVEDERTNHMLIDLMLRPTSARLMWAMDGKQAVEMCEENEDIDIVLMDIRLPKMNGYEATQAIRKFRPELPIVAQTAYVMEEEKHKVIEVGCNDLITKPIKKEILLKKISKYIDTK, from the coding sequence ATGGTTGAACTAAAAAAAAGAAAAAAGAAAAAAATATCGGATTCAGGTCGCAAATACCGCTGGCTAAATAAGTTTATACTCATTGTTGAAGATGAAAGAACGAACCACATGCTCATCGACCTGATGTTACGTCCTACCAGTGCTCGATTAATGTGGGCAATGGATGGCAAGCAAGCTGTTGAAATGTGTGAAGAAAATGAAGATATTGATATCGTTTTAATGGACATCCGTCTTCCTAAGATGAATGGTTATGAAGCAACCCAGGCAATTCGTAAATTCAGACCTGAATTACCTATTGTTGCGCAAACCGCTTATGTAATGGAAGAGGAAAAACACAAAGTCATTGAAGTTGGTTGTAATGACCTGATTACCAAACCAATTAAAAAAGAAATTCTTCTCAAAAAGATTTCGAAATATATCGATACAAAATAG
- the mvaD gene encoding diphosphomevalonate decarboxylase — protein MYSNPELVLKGAFLESSICWQSPSNIALIKYWGKYGIQLPQNPSLSITLNNAVTKTKVTYAYSTTGKIETQLVFNDGEAPLFHEKINVFLKSILPIFPFLSQLKMTIESSNTFPHSAGIASSASAMSALALCLCSIENKLFSSLSNASDFFNKASYVARLGSGSASRSVYGGLVLWGKYDEINESSNEFAVPLRENIHPNFATLHDAILIVSDQEKKVSSTKGHSLMHGHPFEKARFEQARANMKVLLSALKDGDIPQFIEVVENEALSLHAMMMTSKESFLLMEPATIHIIDKIRFFRKENKVDICFTLDAGPNIHLIYSEKDKHHVKGFIKNDLLKNGLIKNWIDDCVGDGPKIIKE, from the coding sequence TTGTATTCAAATCCAGAATTAGTATTGAAAGGAGCTTTTTTAGAGAGTTCTATTTGTTGGCAAAGCCCATCCAATATTGCTTTGATAAAATATTGGGGAAAATACGGTATACAACTGCCTCAAAATCCTTCATTAAGTATTACCCTAAATAATGCAGTAACCAAAACGAAAGTTACCTATGCTTATTCTACTACAGGTAAAATTGAAACACAGCTTGTTTTTAATGATGGAGAAGCGCCACTGTTTCATGAAAAAATTAATGTTTTTCTAAAATCGATTCTACCAATTTTTCCATTTTTAAGTCAATTGAAGATGACTATTGAGTCAAGCAATACATTTCCTCATTCCGCTGGAATTGCTTCTTCAGCATCAGCCATGAGTGCATTGGCTTTATGTTTATGTTCAATAGAGAATAAGTTGTTTAGTTCATTATCCAATGCTAGTGATTTTTTTAATAAAGCAAGTTATGTAGCCCGATTAGGTTCAGGGAGTGCTTCCCGATCTGTTTATGGAGGACTGGTGCTTTGGGGAAAATATGATGAAATCAATGAAAGCTCCAATGAGTTTGCAGTTCCATTAAGGGAAAATATACATCCCAATTTTGCAACTTTACATGATGCAATTTTAATAGTTTCTGATCAGGAAAAGAAAGTTTCCAGCACAAAGGGGCATAGTTTAATGCATGGCCATCCGTTTGAAAAAGCTCGATTTGAACAAGCAAGAGCAAATATGAAGGTATTATTAAGTGCTTTGAAAGATGGAGATATACCTCAATTTATTGAAGTAGTTGAAAATGAAGCACTGAGTTTGCATGCCATGATGATGACTTCCAAGGAGTCGTTTTTATTAATGGAGCCTGCAACTATCCACATTATCGACAAAATCAGATTTTTCCGTAAAGAAAATAAAGTCGATATTTGCTTTACACTTGATGCAGGGCCGAATATACACTTGATTTACAGTGAAAAGGATAAACATCATGTGAAGGGATTTATTAAGAATGACCTACTCAAAAATGGTCTAATAAAAAATTGGATTGATGATTGTGTTGGTGATGGTCCTAAAATAATAAAGGAATAA
- a CDS encoding mevalonate kinase has protein sequence MNYKVGKEFHAKIMLFGEYGVICNSMGLTIPYQEFKGRLNFKENVPEKIHEFAINSNKSIRNFFSYLKKLHDKKQLKFTLNTELFEEEIKEGLFFESSIPQGFGIGSSGALVAALYDRYALDRINNRKNINPLRIKKLKDVLAQMESYFHGKSSGLDPLNCYMKQPLLIQSNKEIDKVGLDMASKQKGMFLIDTGTIGETEPLVNYFMEQCQNDVFFKGLQTEMIPSSDRCIKSFIKGEVREFYKNIKELSKYLLVNFAPMIPEPFRDVWKKGLETSVFYLKLCGSGGGGYLIGFAEDLEYARKMLEELDVKIIPLYQMAEQTDTKQSK, from the coding sequence ATGAATTATAAGGTAGGTAAAGAATTTCATGCGAAGATTATGCTGTTTGGAGAATATGGCGTAATCTGTAATTCGATGGGATTGACTATACCTTATCAGGAGTTTAAAGGTCGCTTGAATTTTAAAGAAAATGTTCCTGAAAAAATTCATGAATTTGCAATTAACTCAAACAAAAGCATACGGAATTTCTTTTCATATCTTAAAAAACTTCACGATAAAAAGCAGTTAAAGTTTACTTTGAATACAGAGCTTTTTGAAGAAGAAATAAAGGAAGGATTGTTTTTTGAATCCAGTATTCCTCAAGGTTTTGGTATTGGGAGTTCAGGTGCATTAGTGGCTGCTTTATACGATCGTTATGCGCTAGATCGAATTAACAACAGAAAGAATATAAATCCACTAAGGATTAAGAAATTAAAAGATGTTCTTGCCCAGATGGAGTCTTATTTTCATGGGAAATCCTCAGGATTGGATCCTTTGAATTGCTATATGAAACAGCCATTGCTGATTCAATCGAATAAAGAAATTGATAAAGTTGGACTCGATATGGCATCCAAACAAAAAGGGATGTTCTTAATCGACACGGGTACAATAGGAGAAACGGAACCTTTGGTTAATTATTTTATGGAACAATGTCAGAACGATGTTTTCTTTAAAGGACTACAAACCGAAATGATTCCTTCCAGCGATCGTTGTATTAAATCCTTTATTAAAGGTGAGGTCAGAGAATTTTATAAGAATATCAAAGAATTATCCAAATATTTATTAGTCAATTTTGCGCCGATGATTCCTGAACCTTTCAGGGATGTGTGGAAAAAAGGACTTGAAACCAGTGTCTTCTATCTCAAACTTTGTGGTTCAGGAGGTGGTGGATACTTGATTGGTTTTGCTGAAGATCTAGAATATGCCAGGAAAATGCTGGAAGAGTTGGATGTGAAAATCATTCCTTTGTATCAAATGGCTGAGCAAACAGACACTAAACAATCGAAATAA